A genomic region of Cytophagia bacterium CHB2 contains the following coding sequences:
- a CDS encoding tetratricopeptide repeat protein — translation MNGRGFDEKPALYFISEKYMKRVCHILVLPLVCGVIGLSCTTSATKKGSTDNSRRAQSVAEANPRAAELVIRGALAELQNDYRGALSAYQEALLYDTTSAALFNAIGEALLALGNMESAEQSFKRSLRLDSKFIPPHENLAIIYQRQGRNSAATQAYETILAIDPENASALFNLAAQSMAQRDPRRAITMLQQLVDLGKAGPREWLTLGTLYISQQKYEEAEAAFEYFIKDAPGDEQGYLAIASVYAAQNDTLRLINWYEKALAKNSEFNRVRDNLKDIHLSRGNRKRAIELIAQRAAADSSDLEARVELHRLYLQTGDTLAANAQIDQVIATLRARWQRDSADVRLMLQLSDLYRLREDSLQARAMADRAVSMLNGKVNDDSASIENIELLGRLYLGRGDTTGAISAYEQWVKRAPADFRGYLLLGRLAYENRRWERAINYFEQALKIEASLPEAWMMRGHSNLLLNRTAEAQDSFEQAYQLDPNNPLTNFFLGFCLSQLQHHEEALPYLQRAVQRNPGEAGWWGTLAATLDELDQHAAADSAYQQALKISPEDATLLNNYSYSLSERGQRLDEALVMAQKAVQKEPENGAFLDTIGWVYYKMGKYETALEYILKSISVRDTSAEVMEHLGDVYDKLGQPELARQYWQKALTLDGNRKSVIQKLEMSRDVP, via the coding sequence ATGAACGGACGCGGATTTGACGAGAAGCCCGCGCTTTATTTTATTTCGGAAAAGTACATGAAAAGAGTTTGCCATATTTTGGTTTTGCCGCTGGTGTGCGGAGTTATTGGGTTGAGCTGCACAACGTCTGCGACTAAAAAAGGAAGCACGGATAATAGTCGCCGCGCTCAAAGCGTCGCCGAAGCCAATCCGCGTGCAGCCGAGTTGGTTATTCGTGGCGCGTTGGCGGAGTTGCAGAATGATTATCGCGGCGCGCTCAGCGCCTATCAAGAAGCCTTGCTTTATGACACGACTTCCGCTGCTTTATTTAATGCTATTGGCGAGGCGTTGCTCGCACTGGGCAACATGGAGAGCGCGGAACAGTCGTTCAAGCGCAGCCTGCGCCTCGACTCCAAATTCATCCCGCCGCACGAAAATCTTGCCATCATTTACCAACGCCAGGGCCGGAACAGCGCGGCCACGCAAGCCTACGAAACCATTCTGGCGATCGACCCGGAGAATGCTTCAGCGTTGTTCAATCTCGCGGCGCAAAGCATGGCGCAGCGCGATCCCCGTCGCGCGATTACGATGTTGCAGCAACTCGTTGATCTCGGCAAGGCCGGGCCGCGCGAGTGGCTGACGCTCGGCACGCTGTATATCAGCCAGCAAAAATATGAGGAAGCGGAAGCGGCGTTTGAATATTTCATTAAAGACGCGCCGGGCGATGAGCAAGGCTATCTTGCCATTGCTTCCGTTTATGCCGCGCAAAACGACACGCTCCGGCTGATCAATTGGTATGAAAAAGCGCTGGCAAAAAACAGCGAGTTCAACCGCGTGCGCGATAATCTCAAAGATATTCATCTCAGTCGCGGCAATCGCAAGCGCGCGATCGAGCTAATCGCGCAGCGCGCTGCGGCGGATAGCAGCGATTTGGAAGCACGCGTGGAGTTGCACCGGTTGTATCTGCAAACCGGCGACACGCTGGCGGCAAATGCACAGATCGATCAGGTCATTGCCACCTTGCGGGCGCGCTGGCAGCGCGACTCCGCCGATGTGCGGCTGATGCTGCAACTCAGCGATCTCTACCGATTGCGCGAGGATTCGTTGCAGGCGCGCGCCATGGCCGACCGCGCCGTCAGCATGCTCAACGGCAAGGTCAACGATGATTCCGCCAGCATAGAAAACATCGAGCTGTTGGGGCGGCTCTACCTCGGCCGCGGCGACACCACGGGTGCGATTTCCGCTTACGAGCAATGGGTAAAGCGCGCCCCCGCAGATTTTCGCGGCTATCTTTTGCTCGGGCGCCTGGCTTACGAAAATAGGCGTTGGGAGCGCGCGATCAACTATTTTGAACAAGCACTAAAAATCGAAGCCTCGCTGCCCGAGGCCTGGATGATGCGCGGCCATTCGAATTTGCTGTTGAATCGCACGGCGGAGGCGCAGGACAGCTTCGAGCAAGCGTATCAACTCGATCCCAACAATCCGCTGACCAATTTTTTTCTCGGTTTTTGTTTGAGCCAGTTGCAACACCACGAGGAGGCATTGCCTTATTTGCAGCGTGCGGTGCAGCGCAATCCCGGCGAGGCCGGATGGTGGGGTACGCTGGCTGCGACGCTGGACGAGTTGGACCAGCACGCGGCGGCAGATTCGGCATATCAACAAGCGCTTAAAATCTCGCCGGAAGACGCGACGCTGTTGAACAACTACAGCTATAGTCTTTCGGAGCGCGGCCAGCGGCTTGACGAAGCGCTGGTAATGGCGCAAAAAGCCGTGCAAAAAGAACCGGAAAACGGCGCATTTCTCGACACCATCGGCTGGGTTTATTATAAAATGGGGAAATACGAAACCGCATTGGAGTATATTTTGAAATCCATTTCCGTGCGCGACACTTCCGCCGAAGTCATGGAGCATCTCGGAGACGTGTACGACAAACTCGGTCAGCCGGAGCTGGCGCGGCAATATTGGCAAAAAGCGCTCACGCTCGACGGCAACCGCAAAAGCGTCATACAAAAACTGGAGATGAGCCGCGACGTGCCATGA
- a CDS encoding AsmA family protein → MKRMLIIAGIALAVVLIALLAIPIFFKDDIVALIKREANKNLNATLEFEDLGLNLFQNFPALTLNLEKLSIANRAPFAGDTLIALGNFQTSINLMSLFGGPLEIRSFTLTEPRLKLIMLKDSTANWDIMQAAAQEEPEATSSGGFQLALQSYAIEKGYLNYIDQTSGAMALIEGLDHRGSGDFTSDRFRLRTNTDIAAVTLGAGGVNYLNKVHTRLKADFDIDAANQKYTLTENELRLNELVLKFDGAIARAGEDTDLDLTFSAPQTDFKNIISLIPAIYSKDFASLKSSGQLALAGKAKGIYNEKQVPSFEVKLQINDGMFQYPQLPTAMNNVTVDLFVNNPGGDPDRTIIDLKKFHVDLGKDPFDASALVQTPVSDPHIKAAAKGKINLGEIKNLIQLTPGTELGGVVNIDLNVNGNLSSIEKNQFDKFYAAGNVTVNNLVYNAAELPEKVQIKQARMTLSPANVTLSEFDCALGKSDLRAHGTLDNVLPFVMKGQTLKGALSLQSNYFDLNPWMAGESSELKAVPLPENVEFTMNSLFREVSYGKLKIQNINGVLGLKDRTLNLIDLNMNMLGGSVLANGSYSTPENALPRSFFAMKVAGLSFPQTFESFVTVQKFAPIAQSLQGTFSADFELMSDLDSTLTPVMKTLTSLGSLRIADAAIQDFKPLTKMAEALKLDRLKQLALVDLKPSYKIRDGRFFLEPLGFNAGNMAFVVSGSNGIDQSVDYSIKLRVPAEDMNSEANAVVSNLLNRKIDLLQNDYVDLVGNIGGSVTEPQVKFSAADVIKGAAAQVTSLLSQKAEEQKAAAADTVSAALAKQKEELEKMKQAAADSAKKEAERLKEEAKKKLRGLFKP, encoded by the coding sequence ATGAAAAGGATGCTCATCATCGCCGGCATTGCGCTGGCGGTTGTTTTAATCGCCCTCCTCGCAATTCCGATTTTTTTCAAAGATGACATTGTCGCTTTGATCAAGCGCGAAGCGAACAAGAATCTCAACGCCACGCTGGAGTTCGAAGATCTCGGATTGAACTTGTTTCAAAATTTTCCGGCTCTGACGCTCAATCTCGAAAAGCTGAGCATTGCCAACCGCGCACCGTTCGCAGGCGATACGCTGATCGCTTTAGGAAATTTCCAAACCAGCATCAACCTGATGAGCCTGTTCGGCGGCCCGCTCGAAATCCGCTCGTTTACGCTGACCGAGCCGCGCCTGAAACTGATCATGTTGAAAGACAGCACTGCGAATTGGGACATCATGCAAGCGGCAGCGCAAGAGGAACCGGAAGCAACTTCCAGCGGCGGCTTTCAGCTCGCCCTGCAATCCTACGCGATTGAAAAAGGCTATCTCAACTATATCGATCAAACCTCCGGCGCCATGGCTTTGATCGAAGGCCTCGATCATCGCGGCAGCGGCGATTTCACCAGCGACCGCTTTCGTTTGCGTACCAACACTGACATTGCAGCCGTGACCCTCGGCGCCGGCGGGGTGAATTATTTGAACAAAGTCCATACCCGGCTCAAGGCAGATTTTGATATCGACGCTGCCAATCAGAAATACACGCTCACTGAGAACGAATTGCGCCTCAATGAACTTGTGCTAAAATTCGACGGCGCGATTGCGAGGGCGGGTGAAGACACGGATCTCGATCTCACCTTCAGCGCGCCGCAAACCGATTTCAAGAACATCATCTCGCTCATTCCCGCGATCTACAGCAAGGATTTCGCCTCATTGAAATCCTCTGGACAACTGGCGCTGGCAGGCAAGGCTAAAGGCATCTACAACGAAAAACAAGTGCCCTCTTTCGAGGTCAAGCTGCAGATCAACGACGGCATGTTTCAATATCCGCAACTGCCCACGGCGATGAACAATGTCACGGTCGATCTGTTCGTAAACAATCCCGGCGGCGATCCCGACCGCACGATCATCGATCTCAAAAAATTTCATGTGGATTTGGGCAAAGACCCGTTTGACGCCAGCGCCCTGGTGCAAACGCCGGTTTCCGATCCGCATATCAAGGCCGCTGCCAAAGGCAAAATCAATCTCGGTGAGATCAAGAACCTGATTCAACTGACGCCGGGCACCGAGCTGGGCGGGGTGGTCAATATTGATTTGAACGTGAACGGAAATCTTTCCAGCATCGAAAAAAATCAGTTTGACAAATTTTATGCAGCCGGCAATGTTACCGTGAATAACCTTGTTTACAACGCGGCGGAGCTGCCGGAGAAAGTCCAGATCAAGCAAGCGCGCATGACGTTGTCACCCGCCAACGTCACGCTTAGCGAATTCGACTGCGCCCTGGGCAAAAGCGACCTGCGCGCCCACGGCACACTCGACAACGTGCTGCCGTTTGTGATGAAGGGCCAAACCCTGAAGGGCGCGCTCTCGCTGCAATCGAATTATTTCGATTTGAATCCCTGGATGGCGGGCGAAAGCTCGGAGTTGAAAGCTGTGCCGCTGCCCGAGAACGTCGAATTCACCATGAATTCGCTGTTTCGCGAAGTGTCGTACGGCAAATTGAAAATTCAAAACATCAACGGGGTGTTGGGTTTGAAAGATCGTACGCTCAATCTCATCGACTTGAACATGAATATGCTGGGCGGCTCGGTGCTGGCCAACGGCTCGTACAGCACGCCCGAGAATGCGTTGCCGCGTTCATTTTTTGCGATGAAAGTGGCCGGCCTTAGCTTCCCGCAAACCTTCGAGAGTTTTGTGACGGTGCAGAAATTCGCCCCGATTGCGCAAAGCTTGCAGGGCACATTCAGCGCGGATTTCGAGTTGATGTCAGATTTGGATTCGACGCTGACACCGGTGATGAAAACGTTGACGAGCCTGGGCTCGTTGCGCATTGCCGACGCCGCTATTCAAGATTTCAAACCGCTCACCAAAATGGCGGAAGCGCTCAAGCTCGATCGGCTCAAACAGCTCGCGCTTGTCGATCTCAAGCCTTCGTACAAAATTCGCGACGGCCGTTTTTTCCTCGAGCCGCTGGGATTCAACGCCGGCAACATGGCGTTCGTCGTCTCCGGCTCGAATGGCATCGATCAATCGGTGGACTATTCTATCAAGCTGCGCGTGCCGGCTGAGGATATGAATAGCGAGGCGAATGCCGTAGTCAGCAATTTATTGAACCGGAAAATCGATTTGTTGCAGAATGATTATGTCGATTTGGTGGGCAATATTGGTGGAAGCGTGACGGAGCCGCAGGTCAAGTTTTCCGCGGCAGACGTGATCAAAGGCGCTGCCGCGCAAGTGACTTCGCTGCTCTCACAAAAAGCGGAAGAGCAAAAAGCCGCGGCGGCGGACACGGTGAGCGCCGCGTTGGCCAAACAAAAAGAAGAGTTGGAAAAGATGAAGCAAGCCGCCGCTGATAGCGCCAAGAAGGAAGCAGAGCGCTTGAAAGAAGAAGCAAAAAAGAAGCTGAGAGGGCTGTTTAAGCCGTGA
- a CDS encoding EVE domain-containing protein: MNYWLVKSEPETFSWEDLKASPKKTASWEGVRNYQARNNLRAMKKGDLVLFYHSVVKPQVITGIAEVVREAYPDHFAWDRANDYFDPKSTPENPIWFMVDIRSYKDIAPPITLDEIKRTPALKNMELLHKSRLSVQAVTPQEWRALLRMRQLGE, translated from the coding sequence ATGAACTACTGGCTCGTAAAATCCGAACCGGAAACCTTTTCATGGGAAGACTTGAAGGCTTCCCCCAAGAAAACCGCGTCCTGGGAAGGTGTGCGCAATTATCAAGCGCGCAACAACCTGCGCGCCATGAAAAAAGGCGATTTGGTTTTGTTCTATCACAGCGTGGTCAAACCGCAAGTAATTACCGGCATTGCCGAAGTGGTGCGGGAGGCGTATCCCGATCATTTTGCCTGGGATCGCGCCAACGATTATTTTGATCCCAAGAGCACGCCGGAAAATCCCATTTGGTTCATGGTGGATATCCGTTCCTACAAAGATATTGCACCGCCCATCACTCTCGATGAAATCAAACGCACGCCGGCGCTCAAGAACATGGAACTGCTGCACAAAAGCCGCCTCTCGGTGCAGGCGGTCACGCCGCAGGAATGGCGGGCGCTGCTGCGCATGCGTCAATTGGGGGAATGA
- a CDS encoding IS66 family transposase has product MQRLTREQILALIHSDPEATVQLIEALFTELQRLHERVQALEDQLAQNSHNSHNPPSSDGLKKRPRSISLRQKTGKKRGGQEGHSGTTLRQVENPDRIQIHGVDRCEHCDTSLAKAPAAQYEKRQVFDLPPRLIEVTEHQVEIKVCPQCQKSTRAPFPKDVTHLAQYGSRMQAAAVYLLNQQLLPYERTAELFGDLLGQPIAVGTLTNWQQRCSEKLAPIEQKTKEQLVSAAVLHLDETGMRTNGELHWVHTVSTAERTFYYMHPKRGQEAMAEMGILPQFQGTAVHDFWKPYQRFDCKHAFCNVHLLRELKFVDEQHQQAWAREMSVLLLATKAKVARNTRRLASSTLQELQGQYRRILQKGFRANPPPQGDSHHRGRKKKSKSRNLLERLRTHMREILAFAYDFNIPFDNNQAERDLRMMKVQQKISGTFRSNEGARAFCRIRGFISTCRKQNLNVLNAIETVLLDKPVVGLA; this is encoded by the coding sequence ATGCAACGATTGACTCGCGAACAAATCTTAGCCCTGATTCATAGCGACCCTGAAGCAACCGTGCAACTGATCGAAGCTTTGTTCACGGAGTTACAACGACTCCATGAACGGGTGCAAGCCCTGGAAGATCAGTTAGCACAAAACAGCCACAATAGCCATAACCCGCCGTCTAGTGATGGTCTGAAGAAACGCCCGCGTTCTATCAGTTTACGCCAGAAGACCGGCAAGAAACGCGGCGGTCAAGAAGGCCACTCGGGCACCACGCTCAGACAAGTTGAAAACCCCGACCGCATTCAAATACATGGCGTCGACCGCTGTGAGCATTGCGATACTTCGTTAGCCAAGGCGCCTGCCGCGCAGTATGAAAAACGTCAGGTTTTTGATCTGCCACCACGTTTGATCGAAGTGACCGAACATCAAGTGGAAATCAAAGTCTGTCCGCAATGCCAAAAGTCCACACGTGCGCCGTTTCCGAAAGACGTCACGCATTTGGCACAATATGGTTCCCGCATGCAAGCGGCGGCGGTGTATTTGCTCAACCAACAATTGTTGCCCTATGAGCGTACGGCCGAGTTGTTTGGCGATCTGTTGGGTCAGCCCATCGCGGTGGGCACACTGACCAATTGGCAGCAACGCTGTTCAGAAAAGTTGGCGCCGATCGAACAAAAGACCAAAGAGCAACTGGTCAGCGCCGCGGTACTCCATCTTGATGAGACCGGCATGCGGACCAACGGCGAATTGCATTGGGTGCATACAGTTTCAACCGCGGAGCGCACCTTTTACTATATGCATCCCAAACGCGGCCAGGAAGCCATGGCAGAAATGGGCATCCTGCCACAGTTTCAGGGAACGGCCGTGCATGATTTCTGGAAACCGTATCAGCGTTTTGACTGTAAACATGCCTTTTGCAATGTTCATCTGTTGCGCGAATTGAAATTTGTTGATGAACAACATCAGCAAGCCTGGGCAAGAGAAATGAGCGTTTTACTGCTTGCCACCAAAGCCAAGGTTGCACGCAACACCCGTCGTCTGGCCTCTTCAACTCTTCAAGAGCTTCAAGGGCAATATCGTCGCATACTGCAGAAAGGTTTTCGTGCCAATCCACCGCCGCAGGGCGATTCTCATCATCGCGGGCGAAAAAAGAAAAGCAAAAGCCGCAATCTGTTGGAGCGGTTGCGCACACATATGCGGGAGATCTTGGCGTTTGCCTATGATTTCAACATTCCGTTCGATAATAACCAAGCCGAAAGGGATCTGCGCATGATGAAAGTGCAACAGAAAATCTCAGGCACATTCCGCAGCAACGAAGGTGCAAGAGCTTTCTGTCGCATTCGTGGATTTATTTCCACTTGTCGTAAGCAAAACCTCAATGTGCTCAACGCTATTGAAACGGTCTTGCTTGATAAGCCCGTGGTGGGCTTGGCATAG
- a CDS encoding YjbQ family protein, producing MHSQPKEVTLALVPQARYDVIDVAGKMISAFGDFISQYRKTIYCSYHTTAGFLEQSFCARLQHSREHVDPFMRAFQKLFPPNADYHHDQLQLRQELSEEQRQCEPRNGDSHLAYIGSGLKNCVTYVNRPGQPVYFIDLDGVYENIARTRQTRALAYNDELPAYRAQFALPVSKHPVDSINLKDARLGLMEQLQDWIQASEVVKGRVDIALATAERNAGLTVNEYETLLMRHDLAEVLRNPLKFMARQGKHMLLDPKAIPSKTINYAKYDFVHLFNELIEAFGASESVVERILSSFIRVPAQRFLRMKRRVSLLISDSEREGHGRLVQGTYQSPILVQWQPAAKQVRYLDVTITRFQ from the coding sequence ATGCATTCTCAGCCCAAGGAAGTCACCCTTGCACTAGTGCCTCAGGCGCGTTACGATGTAATTGATGTTGCCGGTAAAATGATCTCTGCGTTCGGGGATTTCATCTCGCAGTACCGCAAGACCATTTATTGTTCCTATCATACCACGGCCGGGTTTCTCGAACAAAGCTTTTGCGCGCGTTTGCAACACAGCCGCGAGCATGTTGATCCGTTTATGCGGGCGTTTCAAAAACTGTTTCCGCCGAACGCCGATTATCATCACGATCAGCTTCAGCTCCGCCAGGAATTGAGCGAGGAGCAGCGCCAATGCGAGCCGCGCAACGGGGATTCGCATTTGGCTTACATCGGCTCCGGGTTGAAAAATTGCGTAACCTATGTCAACCGTCCGGGCCAGCCGGTGTATTTCATCGATCTCGACGGCGTGTATGAGAACATTGCGCGCACGCGGCAAACGCGCGCGCTGGCCTATAATGATGAACTGCCGGCGTATCGCGCGCAATTCGCCCTGCCGGTGTCCAAGCATCCGGTCGATTCCATCAACCTCAAAGATGCGCGTCTCGGTTTGATGGAACAGCTTCAGGATTGGATCCAGGCCAGCGAAGTGGTCAAGGGCCGCGTCGACATTGCGCTGGCCACGGCCGAACGCAATGCCGGTTTGACGGTCAACGAATACGAAACGCTGCTGATGCGGCACGATCTCGCCGAGGTATTGCGCAATCCGCTCAAATTCATGGCGCGGCAAGGTAAACACATGCTGCTCGATCCCAAAGCGATTCCGAGCAAAACCATCAACTACGCCAAGTATGATTTCGTGCACTTGTTCAACGAGCTGATCGAGGCTTTTGGCGCAAGCGAATCCGTGGTCGAGAGAATTCTGTCGTCGTTCATTCGCGTGCCGGCGCAGCGTTTCTTGCGCATGAAGCGCCGCGTCAGCTTGTTAATCTCCGACAGCGAGCGCGAGGGCCACGGCCGCCTGGTGCAAGGCACGTATCAAAGTCCGATTCTGGTGCAATGGCAGCCGGCGGCGAAACAGGTGCGGTATTTGGATGTTACGATTACCAGGTTTCAATGA
- a CDS encoding SDR family oxidoreductase, which yields MDLGLKQKVAIITGGSRGIGKGIALALAQEGCHLAICARNAEALQQAAEEMRAHQVKVLPLALDVTQPDQAQQLVEQTAAQFGRIDILINNVGGNRRGEFETTTDQDWQEIIELNLMTHTRLSRAVIPHMRKQGGGAIIFISSIFGRESGGRGLAIYNTTKSAMISLAKIMAVELAPHKIRVNSVAPGSIRFPGGSWDKRCLQDPEGMAEFVKREMPLGRFGTVEEVANVVAFLASERASLLTGACVNVDGGQSRSLI from the coding sequence ATGGATTTAGGCCTGAAACAGAAAGTCGCCATTATCACCGGCGGCAGCCGCGGCATTGGCAAGGGCATTGCGCTGGCGCTGGCGCAGGAAGGCTGCCACCTGGCCATTTGCGCGCGCAACGCTGAAGCGTTGCAACAAGCGGCGGAAGAAATGCGCGCGCACCAGGTGAAGGTTCTGCCGCTGGCGCTCGATGTGACGCAGCCGGATCAGGCACAGCAGCTCGTCGAACAAACAGCGGCGCAATTCGGACGCATTGATATTTTGATCAACAATGTCGGCGGCAATCGCCGCGGCGAATTCGAAACAACGACGGATCAGGATTGGCAGGAGATTATCGAGCTGAATTTGATGACGCACACGCGACTCAGCCGCGCGGTGATTCCGCACATGCGCAAGCAAGGCGGAGGCGCAATCATTTTTATCTCGTCGATTTTTGGCCGTGAATCCGGCGGGCGGGGATTGGCGATTTATAACACGACAAAATCTGCCATGATCAGCCTGGCAAAAATCATGGCTGTCGAATTGGCGCCGCACAAGATTCGCGTCAACAGCGTTGCGCCCGGCTCCATTCGATTTCCCGGCGGCAGTTGGGACAAGCGCTGTTTGCAAGATCCGGAAGGCATGGCGGAATTTGTAAAACGTGAAATGCCGTTGGGAAGATTTGGAACGGTGGAGGAAGTGGCGAACGTGGTGGCGTTTTTGGCTTCGGAACGCGCCAGTCTCCTCACCGGCGCATGCGTGAATGTTGATGGCGGGCAATCACGTTCGTTGATCTAA
- a CDS encoding MarR family transcriptional regulator, which yields MKTTQKLETQVERMQRLMQEVMRKYQMRDRNEICCCGISVSQCYALDALGENGEMTMVQLAKYLFLDKSTCTRVIDPLVQRGLVERRASARDRREIIVHLSDSGEQMRKEILTDLRASQRQILERIPAEKREQILEGLELLSVAVQDWLATSCCPDKVEVPQNIQILNLKGTKNV from the coding sequence ATGAAAACAACACAAAAACTGGAAACGCAAGTTGAGCGCATGCAGCGACTCATGCAAGAGGTGATGCGCAAATATCAAATGCGCGATCGCAATGAAATCTGCTGTTGCGGCATCTCAGTCTCACAATGTTATGCCCTGGATGCGCTTGGCGAAAACGGCGAGATGACAATGGTGCAACTCGCCAAATATCTTTTTCTCGACAAAAGCACGTGCACGCGCGTGATCGATCCGCTGGTGCAACGTGGTTTGGTCGAGCGCCGGGCCAGCGCGCGCGACCGGCGCGAGATCATTGTGCACCTGAGTGACAGCGGCGAGCAGATGCGCAAGGAAATTCTCACCGACCTGCGCGCCAGCCAACGCCAGATTCTCGAACGCATTCCCGCGGAAAAACGCGAACAAATCCTGGAAGGCCTGGAGTTGCTTTCTGTTGCCGTACAAGATTGGCTGGCTACCAGTTGTTGCCCGGACAAAGTCGAAGTGCCACAAAACATTCAAATTCTTAATCTGAAAGGAACAAAAAATGTCTGA
- a CDS encoding GNAT family N-acetyltransferase, with amino-acid sequence MSDVATPSKLKLATGGGCCGGAVPPKQVDQTEVKTLVQDYYAKAVTGQRSSGCCTKGTAATLTIPQMAGYREDVLSSIPTAAAEKSFGCGDPLAFSEVKAGETVLDIGSGAGIDCFIAAQKVGPTGKVIGIDMTPAMLEAARRNAAQGGYTNVEFRQGDAENIPAADNSVDWVISNCVINLSPDKAKVFSEIQRVLKPGGRISISDIVADALPDFIKNDSASYCGCVGGAIPTADYLRMLTQAGLADVKVETRLDYDTDMVRGFVLGDESLQNVYGPMIEANPQILEQVKIASTKVVGRKPLPNEQPGVTLREATQKDYNVIVNLLQASNLPEIGLSNALANAIVAEHNGHLIGVFAMERFGREGLLRSFAVASGWRGRKIGKRLWQALLERAQKSGVQTFYLLTTTIAGMAAAAGFQEIARDDVPPAVRASAEFTSNDCATATIMRLQLKK; translated from the coding sequence ATGTCTGACGTAGCCACACCTTCCAAGCTCAAACTCGCCACCGGTGGCGGGTGTTGCGGCGGCGCCGTGCCGCCCAAGCAAGTCGATCAAACTGAGGTCAAAACTCTTGTGCAAGATTACTACGCCAAGGCTGTCACCGGCCAGCGCAGCAGCGGTTGTTGCACCAAAGGCACCGCGGCAACACTGACCATTCCGCAAATGGCTGGTTATCGTGAGGACGTGCTCTCCTCTATTCCAACAGCGGCGGCGGAAAAAAGTTTCGGCTGCGGTGATCCGCTCGCGTTCTCTGAAGTCAAAGCCGGCGAAACCGTGCTCGATATTGGTTCCGGCGCGGGCATTGACTGCTTCATCGCTGCCCAGAAAGTTGGCCCGACCGGCAAAGTCATCGGCATTGATATGACGCCGGCGATGCTCGAGGCCGCGCGCCGTAACGCCGCGCAAGGCGGTTACACCAACGTCGAATTTCGTCAGGGCGATGCGGAGAACATTCCGGCGGCGGATAACAGCGTCGATTGGGTGATCTCGAATTGCGTGATCAATCTCTCGCCCGACAAAGCCAAAGTCTTCTCGGAGATTCAGCGCGTGCTCAAACCGGGCGGCCGCATCTCGATTAGCGACATTGTTGCCGACGCCTTGCCGGATTTCATCAAGAATGACTCGGCTTCTTACTGTGGTTGCGTCGGCGGTGCGATTCCGACCGCGGATTATTTGCGTATGCTGACGCAAGCCGGACTCGCCGACGTCAAAGTCGAAACGCGGTTGGATTATGACACGGACATGGTGCGCGGTTTTGTGCTTGGCGATGAAAGTCTTCAGAATGTTTATGGCCCGATGATCGAGGCCAATCCGCAAATCCTCGAACAAGTCAAAATTGCAAGCACGAAAGTTGTTGGCCGCAAGCCGCTGCCGAACGAACAGCCCGGCGTCACGTTGCGCGAAGCAACGCAGAAAGATTATAATGTGATCGTGAACTTGTTGCAGGCGAGCAACCTGCCTGAAATTGGTTTGTCGAATGCGCTGGCAAATGCCATTGTCGCGGAGCACAACGGCCATCTCATTGGCGTGTTTGCGATGGAACGCTTTGGCCGCGAGGGCTTGCTGCGCTCGTTCGCCGTGGCTTCAGGCTGGCGCGGAAGAAAAATCGGCAAGCGGCTGTGGCAGGCATTGCTTGAGCGGGCGCAAAAAAGCGGCGTCCAAACGTTTTATCTCTTGACGACGACGATTGCCGGGATGGCGGCGGCCGCCGGTTTTCAGGAGATCGCGCGTGATGACGTGCCGCCGGCCGTGCGCGCTTCCGCTGAGTTCACCTCGAACGATTGCGCGACCGCCACGATCATGCGCCTCCAACTCAAGAAGTGA
- a CDS encoding BrnT family toxin — protein MKFTWDEKKRKANIEKHGLDFVDAELVFSGLTFIINDDRFDYGEERFITMGLLRGVVCVIAHTERDKTIRIISMRKATKHEQKIFFQNLSN, from the coding sequence ATGAAATTCACCTGGGACGAAAAGAAGCGGAAAGCCAACATTGAAAAGCATGGTTTGGACTTCGTCGATGCGGAGCTGGTGTTTTCAGGGTTGACATTTATTATCAACGACGATCGTTTTGACTATGGAGAAGAACGATTCATCACGATGGGTTTGTTACGAGGCGTCGTTTGCGTGATTGCCCATACCGAGAGAGACAAAACAATTCGTATTATTTCAATGCGAAAGGCCACTAAACATGAGCAAAAGATCTTCTTCCAAAACCTCTCGAACTGA